The following are encoded in a window of Staphylococcus piscifermentans genomic DNA:
- a CDS encoding 2-keto-4-pentenoate hydratase, with the protein MTQHKKEIVNTLFKAQQNHEPVEFISKTYEVEEPVAYQIQDELISELKKADNSEIAGYKVSMTSAETQAYASTDEPAYGTILSNKVVKSGDTVALSKLFAPLIEPELVFVLTADLTISASDEEILQSIKVAPGIEIPDARYIDWFPNFTLGDLISDNTASGLVALGEAADPVSYEDFAKITLKLSHNDEEIATGVSSDVLDNPIEALKWLIRKLDEQGKHLHKGEIVSSGTFVPPVPAKEGTYTAEYSYPGAIQVTFEK; encoded by the coding sequence GTGACTCAACACAAAAAAGAAATCGTCAACACATTATTCAAAGCGCAACAAAATCATGAACCGGTAGAATTTATTTCTAAAACTTATGAAGTAGAGGAGCCTGTCGCTTATCAAATTCAAGACGAATTGATTTCAGAACTTAAAAAGGCTGACAATAGTGAAATTGCCGGCTATAAAGTGAGTATGACCAGCGCTGAAACACAGGCCTATGCAAGTACAGATGAACCTGCATATGGCACTATCTTATCTAACAAGGTGGTCAAATCCGGAGATACAGTGGCTTTATCCAAACTGTTCGCACCGTTGATTGAACCTGAATTAGTCTTTGTCTTGACTGCAGATTTAACTATCAGTGCTTCAGATGAAGAAATTTTACAAAGTATTAAAGTAGCCCCTGGTATTGAAATACCTGATGCACGTTATATCGACTGGTTCCCTAACTTCACTTTAGGCGATCTGATTTCAGATAATACCGCTTCTGGATTAGTAGCACTCGGTGAAGCAGCAGACCCCGTTTCTTATGAAGACTTTGCAAAGATTACGTTAAAACTTTCTCATAATGATGAAGAAATTGCGACAGGCGTGTCTTCTGATGTCTTGGATAATCCGATTGAAGCATTGAAATGGTTAATTCGCAAACTTGATGAACAAGGCAAACACCTCCACAAAGGAGAAATCGTATCATCAGGTACCTTTGTACCGCCTGTCCCTGCCAAAGAAGGCACTTATACAGCTGAATATAGTTATCCTGGCGCTATCCAAGTTACTTTTGAAAAATAA
- a CDS encoding phosphatase PAP2 family protein — protein MSAIHRKYIASTLIILIALMVLVKSNLILFIDEPVYHLVRLLHYIPYAHTFLTYYSEIFAPWHMVGVMAVIILILLFKNRQVAYITSIFATCTLLLGIGLKYFIHRPRPVEYISGYSFPSLHTLTIAVAGVVFLMLFRRFYWHIIVYIMVFIMMVSRIYLHAHYFSDTVASLVFEVLCLQVAHHYLVKYHLDVPFTTYLRHPRRKNFDT, from the coding sequence ATGTCAGCAATCCACAGAAAATATATTGCTTCCACTTTAATTATCTTAATTGCTTTAATGGTTCTCGTGAAATCGAATCTCATTCTCTTCATCGATGAACCTGTTTATCATTTAGTGAGATTGCTCCATTACATACCTTATGCTCATACATTTCTGACCTACTACTCAGAGATATTTGCGCCTTGGCATATGGTCGGTGTAATGGCCGTTATCATTCTTATTCTCTTATTTAAAAATCGACAAGTCGCATATATTACTTCTATCTTTGCGACTTGTACTCTGTTGTTAGGAATCGGCTTGAAATATTTTATTCACCGTCCTAGACCGGTAGAATATATTTCAGGATACAGCTTCCCAAGTTTGCATACGTTGACAATAGCCGTAGCAGGCGTAGTATTCTTAATGTTGTTCCGCCGATTTTATTGGCATATTATCGTGTATATTATGGTGTTCATCATGATGGTTTCGCGAATTTACTTACACGCGCATTATTTTTCAGATACCGTTGCAAGCCTGGTATTTGAAGTTTTGTGTTTACAAGTTGCGCATCATTATTTAGTGAAGTACCATTTAGATGTCCCATTTACAACTTATTTACGTCATCCAAGACGTAAGAATTTCGACACTTAA
- a CDS encoding ArgE/DapE family deacylase: MGKLSTDEKIRILADLVGIESVNDNELEVAEYLKSLLAQHDIQSTIIKVTDSRANLVAEIGSGTPVLAVSGHMDVVSPGDASKWQTPPFKLTEDDEGRLHGRGSADMKSGLAAFVISMIELHEQGLPKNGTIRLLATVGEEIEGYGAKAFYKEGYMNDVDALVIAEPSQDKIIYAHKGSMDIRVASNGKSVHSSMPDLGYNAINPLVDFINRINQAYNSIKDSNELLGDSVVNATIINGGSQVNSIPDYAEAEFNVRTIPEANNESYQKLFEQIAKNVKVDAPDSDLQIDTYMSRPPVFTTGDNRLVDAAQALSKQYLGKEVPKKASPGVTDASDLVVDKGEDFPFIMFGPGETSQAHVIDEYVKKEDYLNFIDLFEALFVEYLDHQK; encoded by the coding sequence ATGGGAAAATTAAGTACAGATGAGAAGATTAGAATATTAGCTGATTTAGTAGGTATTGAGTCCGTAAATGACAATGAATTAGAAGTCGCTGAATATTTGAAATCGTTATTGGCGCAACATGATATTCAGTCAACGATTATTAAAGTTACTGATTCGCGTGCTAACTTAGTTGCGGAAATCGGAAGCGGAACGCCTGTCTTAGCTGTCTCTGGACATATGGATGTGGTTTCACCGGGTGACGCTTCGAAATGGCAGACACCTCCCTTTAAATTGACAGAAGATGATGAAGGACGGTTGCACGGTCGTGGTTCTGCCGATATGAAATCAGGCTTAGCAGCGTTTGTCATTAGTATGATTGAATTGCACGAGCAAGGCTTGCCGAAAAACGGAACGATTCGTTTATTAGCTACAGTCGGTGAAGAAATTGAGGGATATGGCGCTAAAGCTTTTTATAAAGAGGGTTATATGAACGATGTGGATGCATTAGTCATTGCAGAACCTTCGCAAGATAAAATTATTTATGCGCACAAAGGGTCTATGGATATCCGCGTTGCTTCAAATGGTAAATCTGTTCACAGTTCGATGCCGGACTTAGGTTATAACGCAATCAATCCTTTAGTGGACTTTATCAACCGTATTAACCAGGCCTATAACTCAATTAAAGATAGCAATGAATTACTAGGCGATTCCGTCGTAAATGCGACTATTATTAACGGTGGCTCACAGGTCAACTCTATACCTGATTATGCAGAGGCAGAATTCAATGTGAGAACGATACCCGAAGCAAACAATGAGAGTTATCAAAAACTGTTCGAGCAAATTGCTAAAAATGTGAAAGTCGATGCTCCAGATAGCGATTTGCAAATTGATACGTATATGTCACGCCCTCCTGTATTTACTACAGGCGATAACCGTTTAGTGGATGCAGCTCAAGCATTGAGCAAACAATATTTAGGAAAAGAAGTGCCTAAAAAAGCTTCTCCTGGCGTCACGGATGCTTCTGATTTAGTAGTAGACAAAGGAGAAGACTTCCCATTTATCATGTTTGGTCCTGGAGAAACCAGCCAAGCACATGTTATTGATGAATATGTAAAGAAAGAAGATTATCTTAATTTCATCGACTTATTCGAAGCCTTGTTTGTAGAATATCTCGATCATCAAAAATAA
- a CDS encoding NDxxF motif lipoprotein, with protein MKLKYLISITLALVLTVVLSACGQNSDDSQHHNAKYAPKNATPLSKIQIFKSDEKGKKLTEKEMDEKLKAYLKANNDIIDNKYVLQHQLDEQYDGNQKVSKKLDSDLRDLANIATKNQMNFESYIKDNKVPANEKEDIKRIEKYFKAVNHKAAQADQQLEELSYSPNNTVNVVDVPTNYAGDVNNKQQKKIKAFLKAHNLETKAIDK; from the coding sequence ATGAAATTAAAGTATCTCATAAGTATTACACTAGCTTTGGTGCTGACAGTTGTATTAAGTGCATGCGGCCAGAATTCAGACGACTCACAACACCACAATGCAAAATACGCACCTAAAAATGCAACCCCGCTTTCGAAAATCCAAATTTTCAAATCAGATGAGAAAGGTAAAAAACTGACTGAAAAGGAAATGGATGAAAAATTGAAAGCATACTTAAAAGCTAACAACGATATTATCGATAACAAGTATGTGCTTCAGCACCAACTCGATGAACAATATGACGGTAATCAAAAGGTCTCTAAAAAGTTAGATTCTGATTTACGTGATCTTGCAAACATTGCGACTAAGAATCAGATGAACTTCGAAAGTTATATTAAAGATAATAAAGTGCCTGCAAATGAAAAAGAAGATATTAAGCGTATCGAGAAATATTTCAAAGCGGTTAACCATAAAGCGGCACAAGCAGATCAGCAACTTGAGGAATTAAGTTACAGTCCAAATAATACAGTCAATGTGGTAGACGTTCCAACTAACTATGCTGGTGACGTCAATAATAAACAGCAAAAGAAAATTAAAGCTTTCTTGAAGGCGCATAATCTAGAAACCAAAGCAATAGATAAATAA
- the rpsR gene encoding 30S ribosomal protein S18, translating to MAGGPRRGGRRRKKVCYFTANGITHIDYKDTDLLKRFISERGKILPRRVTGTSAKYQRMLTTAIKRARHMALLPYVKEEN from the coding sequence ATGGCAGGTGGACCAAGAAGAGGCGGACGTCGTCGTAAAAAAGTTTGTTATTTCACAGCAAACGGAATTACACACATCGACTATAAAGATACTGACTTATTAAAACGTTTTATCTCAGAACGCGGTAAAATTTTACCACGTCGTGTAACTGGCACTTCAGCTAAATATCAACGTATGTTGACTACAGCTATCAAACGTGCTCGTCATATGGCTTTATTACCATATGTTAAAGAAGAAAACTAA
- the rpsF gene encoding 30S ribosomal protein S6 — protein sequence MRTYEIMYVVRPNIEDEARKALVERFNGILTKDGAEIIEEKDWGKRRLAYEIEDFKEGYYNIVRINTEDSEATDEFQRLAKINDDIIRYIVIREDEDK from the coding sequence ATGAGAACTTATGAAATTATGTACGTAGTTCGTCCAAACATTGAAGACGAAGCTAGAAAAGCATTAGTTGAACGTTTCAACGGTATTTTAACTAAAGACGGTGCTGAAATCATTGAAGAAAAAGATTGGGGCAAACGTCGCCTTGCTTACGAAATTGAAGATTTCAAAGAAGGTTACTACAACATTGTACGTATCAACACTGAAGACAGTGAAGCTACAGATGAATTCCAACGTTTAGCTAAAATCAATGACGATATCATTCGTTACATTGTAATCCGCGAAGACGAAGATAAGTAA
- the ahpF gene encoding alkyl hydroperoxide reductase subunit F encodes MLKKELKSQLSQLLKLMEGDVVLTASYDDSEKSKELKDLLDEIADMSSHITVKEDTLERTPSFSVDRPDERTGVVFAGVPLGHEFNSLVLALLQVSGRPPKEEQSVIDQIKALDQPLHFETFISLSCHKCPDVVQALNLMSVLNPNISHTMIDGAVFKEESEDIMAVPAVFLNGEEFGNGRMSISDILNMLGSKADPAEYDNKEPYDVLVIGGGPASGTAAIYTARKGLRTGIVADRIGGQVNETAGIENFITVKETTGPEFSSALEAHINEYDIDVMEGIRASHIEKTEDGIVVTLDNDAKLKSKTVIISTGARFRNLNIPGEDELRNKGVAYCPHCDGPLFEGKNVAVVGGGNSGAEAAIDLAGIVKHVTLVEYKDFLRADEILQKRLRELPNVEILKNAQSSEILGKDHVTGLKYTDNKTGETNQIDVEGVFVQIGLLPNTEWLEGAIDTNDHGEIMVDRKQETSMPGVFAAGDVTDDRFKQIIIAMGSGADAALNAFDYIIRN; translated from the coding sequence ATGCTGAAAAAAGAGTTAAAATCACAATTATCCCAACTTCTTAAATTAATGGAAGGCGACGTGGTTTTAACAGCGAGCTATGATGACAGCGAAAAATCTAAAGAGTTGAAAGACCTGTTAGATGAAATTGCTGATATGTCATCTCATATCACTGTTAAAGAGGATACACTAGAACGTACACCAAGTTTTAGTGTAGACCGCCCTGATGAGCGCACTGGTGTTGTATTTGCCGGTGTGCCGTTAGGTCATGAATTCAACTCACTCGTTCTGGCTTTATTACAAGTCAGCGGCCGCCCTCCTAAAGAAGAACAAAGTGTTATCGATCAAATTAAAGCGCTAGATCAACCGCTTCATTTCGAAACATTTATCAGCTTAAGCTGTCATAAATGTCCTGATGTGGTTCAAGCGCTAAACTTAATGAGTGTGCTCAATCCGAATATTTCACACACTATGATTGATGGCGCAGTATTCAAAGAAGAATCTGAAGATATCATGGCAGTACCTGCTGTGTTCTTAAATGGCGAAGAATTCGGTAATGGCCGCATGAGTATTTCTGACATCTTAAACATGTTAGGAAGCAAAGCAGACCCAGCTGAATATGATAATAAAGAACCTTACGATGTATTAGTCATCGGCGGAGGTCCTGCAAGCGGTACAGCTGCAATCTATACTGCTCGTAAAGGACTACGTACTGGCATCGTTGCAGACCGTATCGGCGGCCAAGTCAACGAAACTGCAGGTATCGAAAACTTTATTACCGTCAAAGAAACAACAGGTCCAGAATTCTCATCTGCTTTAGAAGCGCATATTAATGAATACGATATCGACGTAATGGAAGGTATCCGTGCTTCTCATATCGAGAAAACTGAAGACGGTATTGTTGTAACTTTAGATAATGATGCAAAACTAAAAAGTAAAACAGTGATTATTTCTACAGGTGCACGTTTCCGCAATCTGAATATTCCTGGTGAGGATGAATTGCGAAACAAAGGTGTAGCATACTGCCCTCACTGTGACGGCCCTCTATTCGAAGGCAAAAATGTAGCAGTAGTCGGCGGCGGCAACTCTGGTGCTGAAGCAGCCATCGATTTAGCAGGTATTGTAAAACACGTTACACTTGTGGAATACAAAGACTTTTTACGTGCAGATGAAATTCTGCAAAAACGTTTACGTGAATTACCGAATGTTGAAATCTTGAAAAACGCGCAATCTTCAGAGATTCTTGGTAAAGATCACGTAACCGGACTTAAATATACAGATAATAAAACTGGCGAAACAAACCAAATCGATGTTGAAGGTGTATTCGTTCAAATCGGCTTATTACCAAACACTGAATGGTTAGAAGGTGCTATTGATACGAATGACCATGGTGAAATTATGGTCGACCGTAAACAAGAAACAAGTATGCCAGGTGTATTTGCTGCAGGCGATGTAACAGATGATCGCTTCAAACAAATTATTATTGCAATGGGTTCAGGTGCAGATGCTGCATTGAATGCATTCGACTATATTATCCGTAACTAA
- a CDS encoding general stress protein, whose translation MADILILTSQDEIFDALKRKLDEGYTKDELSVISKNKLHIDSVESTDMKVQSTSGTFSDRVARLLTGEDGEEAVLGHYDLTDTERKVCKREILNGNIIILAGKHPHSRKEFKAEHDEKKPEKEYEI comes from the coding sequence ATGGCAGACATTCTTATTCTTACATCACAAGATGAGATTTTCGACGCATTAAAACGCAAATTAGATGAAGGTTACACAAAAGACGAGCTATCGGTTATCAGCAAAAACAAATTGCACATTGACAGCGTTGAAAGTACAGATATGAAAGTACAATCAACAAGCGGTACATTCAGTGACCGAGTAGCCCGCCTCCTTACTGGAGAGGATGGAGAAGAAGCCGTACTTGGACACTATGATTTAACTGATACAGAAAGAAAAGTATGCAAACGTGAAATCTTAAATGGCAATATCATTATTTTAGCTGGTAAACATCCTCACAGCAGAAAAGAGTTCAAAGCAGAACACGATGAAAAAAAGCCTGAGAAAGAATATGAAATTTAA
- the ahpC gene encoding alkyl hydroperoxide reductase subunit C — protein sequence MSLINKEILPFTADAYNPKEDEFIEVSDETLRGSWNVVVFYPADFSFVCPTELEDVQGQYDELQKLGVNVYSVSTDTHFVHKAWHDHSDAISKLQYTMIGDPSQTITRNFDVLDEEKGLAQRGTFIVDPDGVVQAAEINADGIGRDASTLVHKIKAAQYVRQHPGEVCPAKWEEGGETLEPGLDLVGKI from the coding sequence ATGTCATTGATTAACAAAGAAATTTTACCATTCACAGCAGACGCATATAACCCTAAAGAAGATGAATTTATCGAAGTTTCAGATGAAACATTACGCGGTTCTTGGAACGTTGTAGTATTCTATCCAGCTGACTTCTCATTCGTTTGTCCAACTGAATTAGAAGACGTTCAAGGTCAATATGATGAATTACAAAAATTAGGCGTGAATGTTTATTCAGTATCAACTGATACTCATTTCGTACACAAAGCTTGGCATGACCATTCAGATGCAATCAGCAAATTGCAATATACAATGATTGGTGATCCTTCTCAAACAATCACTCGTAACTTCGACGTATTAGATGAAGAAAAAGGCTTAGCTCAACGCGGTACTTTCATCGTTGACCCAGACGGCGTAGTACAAGCTGCTGAAATCAACGCTGACGGAATCGGCCGTGACGCAAGCACGTTAGTACACAAAATCAAAGCTGCTCAATATGTACGTCAACATCCAGGCGAAGTTTGCCCTGCTAAATGGGAAGAAGGCGGAGAAACTTTAGAACCAGGTCTTGACTTAGTAGGTAAAATTTAA
- the ssb gene encoding single-stranded DNA-binding protein, whose translation MLNRVVLVGRLTRDPEYRTTPSGVSVATFTLAVNRTFTNAQGEREADFINCVVFRKQAENVNNYLFKGSLAGVDGRLQSRSYENQEGRRIFVTEVVCDSVQFLEPKSQNQRHGGQQSGGGNNQFQDYGQSYGGQQQGQNTSSYQNQNSSKSGQSDNPFANANGPIDISDDDLPF comes from the coding sequence ATGCTTAACAGAGTTGTATTAGTAGGACGTTTAACTAGAGATCCTGAATACAGAACGACACCCTCAGGCGTAAGTGTAGCGACTTTTACCTTAGCGGTTAATCGTACGTTTACGAATGCGCAAGGGGAACGTGAAGCAGACTTCATTAACTGTGTTGTTTTTAGAAAACAAGCAGAAAATGTAAACAATTATTTGTTTAAAGGTAGTCTTGCCGGCGTTGATGGTCGCTTACAATCACGCAGTTACGAAAACCAAGAAGGACGTCGTATTTTTGTGACAGAAGTTGTATGTGATAGTGTTCAATTCCTTGAACCTAAGTCACAAAATCAACGTCACGGCGGCCAACAATCTGGAGGCGGTAATAACCAATTCCAAGATTATGGTCAAAGTTACGGTGGACAACAACAAGGTCAAAATACGTCATCTTATCAAAATCAAAATTCATCAAAATCTGGACAATCTGACAACCCATTTGCAAATGCAAACGGCCCGATTGATATCAGTGATGATGATTTACCATTCTAA
- a CDS encoding histidine phosphatase family protein has product MEIYLIRHGESTANYDNRNGKHYFCGQLDVDLTEAGIQSAESLKAYFSDIHIDHIYVSDLKRTVQTYENGFDETIPVTITALLRERSLGKFEGHSKDALIKQSEYRPYFEDPLMSNFRHSFTQRAPGGDNYNDVLARVDEFFSELFDKKDSVVVIVAHLIWIRCCLFYLGIITEEELFNKKIKNTTPILVNTDHIVY; this is encoded by the coding sequence ATGGAGATTTATTTAATTCGACACGGAGAATCAACAGCAAATTATGATAATAGAAACGGAAAGCATTACTTTTGCGGTCAGCTGGATGTAGATTTGACTGAAGCGGGTATTCAATCAGCAGAAAGCTTGAAAGCGTATTTTTCAGACATACATATTGATCATATTTATGTTTCAGATTTAAAAAGAACAGTACAAACTTATGAAAATGGTTTTGATGAAACTATTCCTGTTACAATTACAGCGTTGTTAAGAGAGCGCTCTTTGGGGAAGTTTGAAGGGCATTCTAAGGACGCACTAATAAAGCAATCTGAATATCGTCCTTATTTTGAAGATCCGCTCATGTCAAATTTCAGGCATAGCTTCACACAACGTGCACCGGGCGGAGATAATTATAATGATGTGTTGGCCAGAGTGGATGAGTTTTTCTCTGAACTATTTGATAAGAAAGATAGCGTAGTAGTAATTGTAGCGCATTTAATTTGGATTCGGTGCTGCTTATTCTATTTAGGTATCATCACTGAAGAAGAATTATTTAATAAGAAAATCAAGAATACTACGCCGATTTTAGTTAATACAGACCACATCGTTTATTGA
- a CDS encoding thermonuclease family protein produces MQFLSVICFIVFFIFLIRLIYLATTRKPKKTAVTIIAASLFLGILFTAVSGGDEESSKSHEQKTAHQTDEKAKKSPEKDSDAENEKEKEFKTAPTQKPKAKEAPKEELQKAEKADSQKEANGLVREETTYARAVDGDTVRLIYNGKEAVFRLLLIDTPETKHPTKGVQPYGKEASAYTKNMLENASKIEVEFDKGGKTDKYGRYLAYVYADGKMVNDALVRQGLAKVAYVYPPSVTYLDQLKESQRLAQEEHLNIWSGDVPADTEAQSSAPSEAQTSKQTTGQSEGSVNSGSATGASSQSPSSNASESYANCTALRQVHPEGVPQGHPAYQAKMDRDKDGYACEVN; encoded by the coding sequence ATGCAATTTTTGAGTGTGATATGTTTTATTGTATTTTTTATATTTTTAATTCGACTTATTTATTTGGCAACTACGAGAAAGCCTAAGAAAACGGCTGTTACTATCATTGCGGCCAGCCTCTTTCTAGGTATTCTTTTCACGGCAGTGAGCGGGGGAGATGAAGAGTCTTCTAAGTCTCATGAACAGAAGACGGCGCATCAAACGGATGAGAAGGCGAAGAAGTCACCGGAGAAGGATTCGGATGCTGAGAATGAAAAGGAGAAGGAGTTTAAGACTGCTCCAACGCAGAAACCTAAGGCTAAGGAGGCACCAAAAGAGGAGCTTCAGAAAGCTGAAAAAGCGGATTCTCAGAAGGAAGCGAATGGCTTGGTGCGAGAGGAAACGACTTATGCGAGGGCAGTTGATGGGGACACGGTACGTTTAATATATAATGGTAAAGAAGCTGTGTTTCGTTTGTTATTGATTGATACGCCGGAAACGAAGCATCCTACGAAGGGTGTGCAACCTTATGGTAAGGAAGCGTCGGCTTATACGAAGAATATGTTGGAAAATGCTTCGAAAATTGAAGTTGAGTTTGATAAGGGTGGTAAGACTGATAAATACGGTCGTTATTTAGCGTATGTCTATGCGGATGGCAAGATGGTTAATGATGCGTTGGTGCGTCAAGGTTTAGCGAAGGTGGCGTATGTTTATCCTCCGAGTGTTACGTACTTAGATCAATTGAAGGAAAGTCAGCGCTTAGCTCAAGAAGAGCATTTGAATATTTGGAGCGGCGATGTGCCTGCTGATACGGAGGCTCAGTCCAGTGCGCCTAGTGAAGCACAAACTTCAAAGCAGACAACAGGTCAGTCTGAGGGGAGTGTAAATTCTGGTAGTGCGACAGGGGCATCGAGTCAAAGTCCAAGCAGTAATGCAAGTGAAAGTTATGCTAATTGCACGGCGTTAAGACAAGTTCATCCTGAGGGTGTTCCGCAAGGTCATCCTGCTTATCAAGCTAAAATGGATCGTGACAAAGATGGTTACGCGTGTGAAGTGAACTAA
- a CDS encoding L-cystine transporter, translating to MAKKHVAFSKRVFAALGIGIVLGAILHLAYGSDSKITTTTTDWFSIVGDGYVALLQMIVMPLIFISIVSAFTKIQLGEKFAKIGFFIFVFLIGTVAVAAIIGIISALVFGLDASSIDLGSAEHARGTEISQKAKEMTASTLPQQILELLPTNPFLDFTGQRTTSTIAVVIFATFIGFAYLRVARKQPDNGHIVKRGIEAVYSLIMSIVTFVLRLTPYGILAIMASTIATSDFGAIWTLGKFVLASYAALITMFIIHLIIVGVLGLNPWRYLRKTAEVLIFAFTSRSSAGALPLNVQTQKSRLGVPEGIANLSASFGLSIGQNGCAGIYPAMLAVMVAPVAHVQVDFQFIITLVAVVVICSFGVAGVGGGATFAAILVLSTLNLPVALAGVLISVEPLIDMGRTALNVNDSMLAGTGTAKLTNNLDKEKFNSNQYGDLSTDY from the coding sequence ATGGCGAAGAAACACGTGGCTTTCTCTAAACGTGTCTTCGCAGCATTAGGCATTGGAATTGTATTAGGAGCGATTCTGCATCTCGCTTACGGATCAGATTCAAAGATTACTACGACAACTACAGACTGGTTCAGCATCGTCGGAGATGGTTACGTCGCCTTATTACAAATGATTGTCATGCCATTGATTTTCATCAGTATTGTTTCAGCATTCACTAAAATTCAATTAGGTGAAAAATTCGCGAAAATTGGTTTCTTCATTTTCGTTTTTCTCATCGGTACAGTCGCTGTAGCCGCTATCATCGGTATCATTTCAGCACTAGTATTCGGTTTAGATGCTTCATCTATTGATTTAGGAAGCGCTGAACATGCTCGTGGAACAGAAATTTCTCAAAAAGCTAAAGAAATGACCGCAAGTACCTTGCCACAACAAATCTTAGAATTATTACCTACTAATCCGTTCTTAGATTTCACAGGTCAACGTACAACTTCTACCATTGCAGTAGTTATCTTTGCAACATTTATCGGCTTTGCCTACTTACGTGTTGCACGCAAACAACCAGACAATGGACATATTGTTAAACGTGGTATTGAAGCCGTTTATTCATTAATCATGTCTATCGTTACTTTCGTCTTGCGCTTAACGCCATACGGTATCTTAGCGATTATGGCTTCTACAATTGCCACAAGTGATTTCGGCGCAATTTGGACGCTCGGAAAATTCGTTCTCGCTTCTTATGCAGCCTTAATCACCATGTTCATCATTCACTTGATTATTGTAGGAGTGCTTGGATTAAATCCTTGGCGTTATTTAAGAAAGACAGCAGAAGTTCTTATTTTCGCCTTTACTTCACGTTCAAGTGCAGGCGCATTACCATTAAACGTGCAAACGCAGAAATCACGTTTAGGTGTTCCCGAAGGTATTGCGAACTTATCCGCTTCATTCGGCCTTTCCATCGGCCAAAACGGTTGTGCAGGTATCTATCCTGCTATGCTTGCCGTAATGGTTGCACCTGTGGCACACGTACAAGTTGACTTCCAATTCATCATTACATTAGTAGCAGTAGTAGTCATCTGTTCATTCGGTGTAGCTGGAGTCGGTGGCGGCGCAACTTTCGCAGCCATCTTAGTTTTATCAACACTGAACTTGCCAGTCGCACTTGCAGGGGTCTTAATTTCAGTCGAACCATTAATCGATATGGGACGTACAGCGTTGAATGTAAATGACTCTATGTTAGCAGGCACAGGCACAGCAAAACTTACAAACAATCTTGATAAAGAAAAATTCAATTCAAACCAATATGGTGATTTAAGCACAGATTATTAA
- the nfsA gene encoding oxygen-insensitive NADPH nitroreductase, whose amino-acid sequence MSDMIEQLMNRHHSVRKFKQEPLSKETVKQLVQAGQSASTSSYLQTYSVIGITDPEIKKALREVSGQAYVEENGYLFMFVMDYHRHELINEQIDGDMEKSFQSAEGLLVGTIDVALLAQNMAVAAESLGLGIVYLGSMRNDVARVKELLKLPEYTFPLFGMAVGEPADDENGAPKPRLPFESVFHENEYNQDKADQLAYLKEFDTEVSEYYKKRTGGQRSETWSQQIAGFLGSKQRADMLDELHKSGFIER is encoded by the coding sequence ATGTCAGATATGATTGAACAATTAATGAATCGACATCATTCAGTAAGAAAATTCAAACAAGAACCATTAAGTAAAGAAACTGTGAAACAGTTGGTACAAGCGGGACAAAGCGCTTCAACTTCTAGTTATTTACAAACATACTCAGTTATCGGTATCACTGATCCTGAGATTAAAAAAGCATTGCGCGAAGTTTCTGGACAAGCTTATGTAGAAGAAAATGGTTACTTATTTATGTTTGTAATGGATTATCATCGTCATGAATTAATTAATGAACAAATTGACGGAGACATGGAAAAATCATTCCAATCTGCTGAAGGATTGCTAGTAGGAACTATTGATGTTGCGTTATTAGCACAAAATATGGCGGTAGCAGCCGAAAGTTTAGGATTAGGTATCGTTTACTTAGGTTCAATGAGAAACGATGTAGCTCGTGTGAAAGAACTCTTGAAATTGCCTGAGTACACTTTCCCATTATTTGGTATGGCAGTAGGAGAGCCGGCTGATGATGAAAATGGTGCACCGAAACCGCGTCTACCATTTGAAAGTGTCTTCCATGAAAATGAATACAATCAAGATAAAGCAGATCAATTAGCTTACTTGAAAGAATTTGATACAGAAGTCAGTGAATATTATAAAAAACGTACTGGCGGACAACGTAGTGAAACTTGGTCACAACAAATTGCTGGTTTCTTAGGTTCTAAACAACGTGCAGACATGTTGGATGAATTGCATAAATCTGGATTTATTGAAAGATAA